In Malus sylvestris chromosome 2, drMalSylv7.2, whole genome shotgun sequence, the genomic stretch ATGGTATTGCTatcaaagaagaaaaagtgAACATTCAATCCCCCCAGTAATACCGAGGTCGGTTCACTTGCGTTGAGCAATTGGAGCGTAGATTGTTTTTCATAGCGGGTTCAAATTCAAACAAACGAAAACAGTCACCCTAAAAAATTAGTTAGCGGGGGCTCCAACAATGAAAATTATTTGTTGGTGGGCTAGTACCATTGTAATTTTGTAGGAGCTGAATTGTTCTTGGTTATAAGAAGTTTTTGACAGAGTTTGATCAgttatcattttatatttttattattggtCAGTCGCAGGTAGTTTGAACTTGAACACCTGTGGACGGTAAGTCTGGAGCAGCTTTGTACTGAGTAGtgctttttgtttggttgggtCTCTGAGTGCTTTTTGTTTGGTTCAGTTCGGTTTAGTTTTTATTAAAATCGAATCGAACCAAACGGGccatcaattttttattttttacttttttttttgttggaccATGAATCTAGGGTTAAATAGACGCAATTTGGACCGTGCTATGAAAATGCCTGTAAACATTTCCTTATGTTTctgagcaaccaaacagaaggattatatcttttcctttttaattgCTACGGTGCTATCTTTTGGTTAACTGTGATGACTTATTCTATAGAAGCAGGAAAACAGAGAAGTAAACATTGTGCTGGGGAGTATAGAAGCACATAACATAATAGAAAATGAACATGTAAGAGAAATGAATCCTCTATGGGATGTGGTAGCAAGAAATCTAACACAATGACCCTTTGAAACATCTTATTTCCCTCAATCCTAAGCCTGTTTCCCCATTCTTTTTCGACAGTCACACCCTCGTAACTGAAACTTAAGAACtaccaaatttaaaaaataaaaataatgaaagaaCATACGAGTTACATGATCAAAGAGTAAATAAGTTTGCTATCACTGCTGCTTGGCCTTGCCACAAAGCAAAGCGTTCAAAGGCATATCGTTCTCAGTATAAACGCTGTGTTCATTGTTCCAAACTCTGATGTATAATTGCTGCCCCAAATACCTCTTAGACCAGATTGCAGATCTTAAATTCCACATACCCTTGTTGTCCAAAGAGACTAGCACAGCAGTCCAACCAAGTGGATATACCTGTAAGTTGTGTACACCAATTAACGTTGATCAATATAGAACGATAAAATCTCAGAAAGTATGCATAAACTGGATGAGGTTAAACGGTACAAGTTCCTGTCAATTACCTGAACTGTGTGTCTCGGTACAGCATCGTCCAAATTGTAACGTCTCGTCATATTTAGTGTCCATTTAGCAGCAGAGCCATATCTGTGAAGGCGAACAAATATTATTAgacaaattgttaaaaaaatatgatgTCTAGGCAATAATTTGTTATACATATGACAATTGGTCATAGAGCTTACCCAACAACATAGGCGCTGTATCCATCCAGGTGCCAAGATTGAAGTTTAGGCTCGGTGTTCTGGAAGACAATTTCCACGAAATCATGAAGGGCAGTTCCTATGACAGAGGCGCCATATACTGCAGGGCCTGGAGTCGGTGTGTCCTGTATCGTGTTGAGGTTAAACACGCCGGAGATGTTAAACCAATCAGCGAGCTTCAATGGGGTCTCCGGATCAACATAGGAGACGTTGTTTACGGCATATCGAAGCATTCCATCAATCTTAGTAGCAGTATTGGCCAAAAGTAGTCTCCTGACAACTGGAATAGTTCCATAATGGAATGAGCCCTGTGGGTTAGGCCTGGCTGCATTTGCCGTCAAATTTAATCTTCAAGTACcagaaaggaaaaaaagttAATTCCATATATAATTAGAAAATCATTAGACAATAATGCTAGGCTCACCAAATTTGATTGCCAAATTAGATACTCAGAAACTGTCACATCATTTGGTGAACAAACTTTATTCGCCAACTATATATATGCTTCTGAAAATGGAAATAGAAATGTCTCTAGGAAGTGATTGCTACCTGATTGTCCTGGCTTGCTTCATAGACCAGTGAATCTCATAGGTTGGACCAATTGGCAATGGTTTTGAAGCAGGGGTGTTAGAACCAGCGTAGCGGAGATATCCAGTGGTCGTGAGGACCGGCTTTGTGAATCGGGTGGAGGCAACGATGTAATAGTCCTTGACTGAACCGTATAGCGTGACCAAAACAGCCACGGATTGACCTGGATGAATGTCAAGTGATTCATACACCTCTTGCAAGGTATTAGCTCCTTCAACTTCAACGAGTGTCATTGTATGGTTCTGAATCCTGAAGTTAATTGAAGTTTCTATGCCCACATTTGAAACCTTGAACTTGTAGGTCTTTCCTGAAATAACCCAACAGAACTTTGATtacaaaatcttcaaaaacagAAATGGTATACAAACACTTTTGAGAAGCGCTAATGCATACCCTTTTCGCCAGTAAAGACTGTATTTTCAGGAAGCCCGTTGATAAGAAGACCATCAGGAAGTGGAAGATTTTTGCCAGAGTCCAATATTTGCTGCAATTCCTGAAAAAATAAGAGCATTTATCAGAAAGTTATTCTTGTTATATGGTTTGTAACAATTACACTCCGAAACTTTATGTTGCCAGCCTGTAAATATGGACCACTAACATGTCATGCTATATCCAAAAAAGAACATTTCCCTACTGCTAGCATCGACGCCTAAGAAAGAGTAAACCAAGTGAGGAATATCCATTACTTTATGAATTACATACCTTGTGGCCAGTCTTGTACCAGTCACCAACAAGCAGGGTAAACTCGCCGTCCGGAATAGGATACGGCACTGGAATGACCGACCTATTTGCAACATTGAAACCCCCAAAACCTCCAGCAGCTCTGTGCAGTTTAGTTGAAGGGAAGTAGGAGTAGGTTCCAATCTGATCTTTCGTTTGAAACTTGTATGTCCAGTTCGTGTTTGGAGGAATGGGGCATTGGGTTCCAAGCACTCCGTCTTGCCACGTCGTTTTTCGCTGTTGGATTCCGTTCCTGATTTCCCACAGCAAAAGAAATAAGTCCTATGACGAGCCATGCATTTTAAATCTACAACCATTACAACTGCCAATAAAA encodes the following:
- the LOC126613954 gene encoding L-ascorbate oxidase homolog; translated protein: MRPTTFVHFFVGIFVCLSSFCIINAEDPYLYYTWTVTYGTISPLGVPQQGILINGQFPGPNIEAVTNDNIIVDVINMLDEPFLITWNGIQQRKTTWQDGVLGTQCPIPPNTNWTYKFQTKDQIGTYSYFPSTKLHRAAGGFGGFNVANRSVIPVPYPIPDGEFTLLVGDWYKTGHKELQQILDSGKNLPLPDGLLINGLPENTVFTGEKGKTYKFKVSNVGIETSINFRIQNHTMTLVEVEGANTLQEVYESLDIHPGQSVAVLVTLYGSVKDYYIVASTRFTKPVLTTTGYLRYAGSNTPASKPLPIGPTYEIHWSMKQARTIRLNLTANAARPNPQGSFHYGTIPVVRRLLLANTATKIDGMLRYAVNNVSYVDPETPLKLADWFNISGVFNLNTIQDTPTPGPAVYGASVIGTALHDFVEIVFQNTEPKLQSWHLDGYSAYVVGYGSAAKWTLNMTRRYNLDDAVPRHTVQVYPLGWTAVLVSLDNKGMWNLRSAIWSKRYLGQQLYIRVWNNEHSVYTENDMPLNALLCGKAKQQ